ACTGACGAGCGAGATCGCCTTGCCGAGCTGAAGATTGAATTTCTCACAGGCGTATTGCGACGCGCTGATTGTTCCGCCGCACGTGGCCTCAAAGCTCAGGGGTGAGGGGAGCACCAGGGCCTTGCCGCCTTCGGCCAGGCGCCGAATCGGCAATTGCCAGCTCGTTTCAATACTCAGCGCGTCACCGCCCGCAAGCCGGGCGTCGAGCAGGCCCGAAACGTCGAACGTCGCCTCGCGCGCGCGCTGCCCGGTAAGCAGTGTCGCGGAGAGCGCGGCCGTGGGCTCCGCACGCAGGTTTGCTTTCAGGAAATGCTCCGGGCCCACGCGTCCCTGCGCGAAGAGGGAGAAGGTTCCGGCTGCGAGCTGTAACTCGGGGGTTTCAACCCGCACGCGCAGGCCTTCGAGCTCAAGTTCTTCAATTTCGATGGGCAGTTCGAGCGGCTGCGCCGTCGAGGGGCTCGACGTTGCGACCGGCTCACTCCCGACATCACCTGCCGATGATTCCCAGTTCCACTTGCCCGATTCCTGCTTGATGAGCAGCTCGATCCCGCTTGCCCGAAGCGCGCGCACGTGCAGCTCACCCTTTGCCAGTTTCCAGGGATCGAAGGAAAATTCGAGGGTCTTTACCCGAAGGTCGTCGGGTGCGTCACCGACGCGCTCCCCGATGCGGGCATTCGTCAGCTCAAAGCCGCGCAGCGGTGCAATCTGGAGAGATTCGATGGTGACCGGGCGGCCAAGGCGGGCCGATAGCTGTTCTTCAAGCCAGGGGCGCAGCGCCTCGGCGGGAAACCACTGGAGCAGCGCCACACCAATCAGCAGGAGCGTCACGAGAACTAACACAAATACACGCAACCACGTGCGCGGCGAGCCCCGGCCGCCCGGATTGCTGGTTGATGTGGGTTGCTCTTGCTGACCCGGCGTCTGCGCCACAGGGACTCCCCCGCCGTTGGCTGGGCCGGTTATTCCGCCCGGATTGGCGGCACGACGCTCTCGGGCTCATCGGGTTTCCCGCTCTCCTGGCCAGGCTGTTCGGCCGGCTGCTGGGCGGGCGTTTCCGGCGTAGCCGCCGGCGCGTCATCGCCGCCCGGCTCGGGAAGCGGAATACGGTCGAGTTCAAGGTTCCATGCAGTGAATTCATCCTCGGCGCTGTCGGCGGTCGGATCGATTCCCACCGGCTCGCTCGCCGTGCCCGTGGGGCTCACGCGGATGTACTGCCAGCTGCTGACGATGCGTTCCCATTCCTCCACGGTTACCTCGCGCGGGCCGGGCACTTCCTGGGGTCCCGGCACTTCCTGCGGGCGGCCGGTGACCTGGCGCGGGCCGGGCACCTGCGCGGGAACGCCCTTCACGGCGACCTTGCCCTCATAGACCTTGAAGAGCGAGTCCTGCCCCTCGCCGGCGAAGTTCACCTGGAAGGCCGTGCCGCGCACGCCGGCCACCGCCGTCGTCGTCGCCACGTTGTAGTAAGAATCGGCACCGGCAAGCTTGCGCACCTTGGCCCAGAGGCGACCGATGAACAGCTTGGCCTCGAATTGCTTGGTCTTGTTGCGGGTCGGGAAATACAGATGCGAGAGTCGGAGCTTTGTGTTGGGTGCCAGACGCACGACCCCGCCGTCGGGTAGCTTCAGCTCCGCGCGGCTGCTCTCCGTGGTCTTTACAAAGTGCCCCTGCACCACGCCGTCACCAAGCTTGAGCGACTGCCACGGGCCGTTCTTGCCTGCCGCTGCGAAGGCCTGGCCTTCAAGGCGCGAAAGCGTGACCGTGCGCTCGCCGTCACGAGCGGCAAATGCCTGAAAACCGCCGAGCACACTCAATGAGACAACGAGCGCCCACAGCAGCGGTCGGCTCCAGCCGGCACGCACATAGCCCTTCATCAATACTCCTCCAGGACGCGAAGAACGCGGCCCTCTACTGAACCTTGTCCAGACTTGCGCGAATCGTCTGTTTGGCGCCGCCGCCCACCATTAGTTCCTGCGCGTGGGTTTCATAGCCTTCCTTGCGCAGTTCCAGGTGGTGGCGACCGCCATCGAGCTCGAGCACCTTCATGCGGCCATCGAAATCGCTGGCCTTGCCCTTCAACTTGCCGTCGATCCAGACCTCGGCGCTACGCGGTTCCACACGGAACACCACGAGCCCACGATCGGCCACCTGCTCGACACTGCGCGAGGCGCAGGCCCCGAGCAGGGAGACCGAAAGCACAACCAGAATCGCTGCAATGGCATTTCTCATCTTGGTTTCCTGTTTCTCAGCTCTGCGAGGCAGCGGCCGGCGCTGCGGGTTTTGCAGGCGCCGGGCGTTCTTTGAGAGTGACCTGCTGTCCGGCAGCAATGCCGGTTCGACCGGAAACGATCTTGCACTTCGAGACATTCTGCCCGAAGAGGCTGATCACTTCGAGTTCACCCACCTCGGGACCGATTTCCTGGCCCAGCTCGCGGCCGCTGTCGGGATCGACAAGCACCTCGCCCAGCCGGTTGACCTGCAGCTTGTCACCAACCTGCAGGCCGGTTTCCTTGCCAGCATTGACGATGGCCGTGCCACGCCCGGCATCGACCTTCACGACCTTGCCGCGCCACTCCTGGGTGACAAGCGAGTCGAGCAGGCTTTGCATGAACTGCTTGACCGACGCCCGCAGCGCAATCTGGCCAAGACTCTGGTCGTAACCGCCCTTGGCGCCGAAGCCCAGCAACTCGCCCTTCGTGTCTTCGGCTTCGCCCGTTCCGCTGCCTGCATAGAGGATCTCACCGGTCGTCGTATCCACCAGGCGGACATCGACCACCGCACGGGCAACCTGCTTCTTGCTCTTGGCAATCAGGGCGTCGGTGTGCTCGGTGTGAACACCGAACTCGCTGATGGTGCCGATGATCATTGCCTGCAGGCCCAGCACGCGGCCGGCCTGCGCCGCCGTGGCGGGATCGATCGCGCCGCTCTGTCCGAGCGCCTGTTCCTTGAGGACTTCGTCGAGCTGGCTGCGCTCGACCAGAATAAAGGCATCGGTCTTGGCCAGTTCCGTCGTCACGATGTCGACGATGGCCTGCCCCACGCGATAGCGCTTGGCATAGGTTGCCTTGTTTTCGAACTTGACCACGCCGACCCGTTTTTTCGGCCCCCTGGTGGTGATGACATAACTGGTTTCGGCCTCGGCCGACTGGCCGGCGGGCTCTTTGGCCTTAGGCGCGCAGCCGACAACAACGAGCGTTGCCAGCAGGAGCGCCAGTAGCGTCGAATTTCTCACGGTCTCCCCTTCCCGATC
This DNA window, taken from Chrysiogenia bacterium, encodes the following:
- a CDS encoding FecR domain-containing protein; amino-acid sequence: MKGYVRAGWSRPLLWALVVSLSVLGGFQAFAARDGERTVTLSRLEGQAFAAAGKNGPWQSLKLGDGVVQGHFVKTTESSRAELKLPDGGVVRLAPNTKLRLSHLYFPTRNKTKQFEAKLFIGRLWAKVRKLAGADSYYNVATTTAVAGVRGTAFQVNFAGEGQDSLFKVYEGKVAVKGVPAQVPGPRQVTGRPQEVPGPQEVPGPREVTVEEWERIVSSWQYIRVSPTGTASEPVGIDPTADSAEDEFTAWNLELDRIPLPEPGGDDAPAATPETPAQQPAEQPGQESGKPDEPESVVPPIRAE
- a CDS encoding PEGA domain-containing protein, which produces MRNAIAAILVVLSVSLLGACASRSVEQVADRGLVVFRVEPRSAEVWIDGKLKGKASDFDGRMKVLELDGGRHHLELRKEGYETHAQELMVGGGAKQTIRASLDKVQ
- a CDS encoding AsmA family protein, whose product is MLVLVTLLLIGVALLQWFPAEALRPWLEEQLSARLGRPVTIESLQIAPLRGFELTNARIGERVGDAPDDLRVKTLEFSFDPWKLAKGELHVRALRASGIELLIKQESGKWNWESSAGDVGSEPVATSSPSTAQPLELPIEIEELELEGLRVRVETPELQLAAGTFSLFAQGRVGPEHFLKANLRAEPTAALSATLLTGQRAREATFDVSGLLDARLAGGDALSIETSWQLPIRRLAEGGKALVLPSPLSFEATCGGTISASQYACEKFNLQLGKAISLVSAGELAVAPQLSADWKVDSLDAELSELAEFVSQFGEQRVEAQGRVAARAVSISYRGEAATLSGEIEAQVEQARYGEITLARFGATGAFERLKLEPGKLPVLGKAALGGNWVSIGQGRALLVKQGKLSLEAASKSGLLEWSISTSAGLRVDSGAVTHDGRARASARGTLDPKRGELKVAAIEAATTGVQLSGDGALTLMDGGSSKTGRQLLRADLSVNVGALLSGW